A stretch of Besnoitia besnoiti strain Bb-Ger1 chromosome V, whole genome shotgun sequence DNA encodes these proteins:
- a CDS encoding ribosomal protein RPL34 (encoded by transcript BESB_059230), producing MAPRLTYRRRNHYATGSNRVRRVRTPGARVVFHNVGKQPSRPKCGNCHRVLPGIPAVAPHKMKLLKKRERTVHRAYGGSRCHTCVRERIVRAFLVEEQKCVKQVLQVKEKQKKDEMKAESKKSKQKKSTKTTKA from the exons TGGCGCCTCGTCTGACCTACCGCCGACGCAACCACTACGCCACCGGCTCCAACCGagtgcgccgcgtgcgtaCTCCGGGAGCCCGAGTTGTTTTCCACAATGTGGGCAAGCAGCCGTCGCGCCCCAAGTGTGGCAACTGTCACCGTGTTCTACCCGGG atCCCCGCCGTGGCGCCGCATAAGATGAAGCTcttgaagaagagagagagaactgTCCACCGTGCATATGGAGGCAGCCGATGCCACACCTGCGTTCGTGAGAG GATTGTCCGTGCTTTCCTTGTTGAGGAGCAGAAGTGCGTCAAGCAGGTGTTGCAAGTtaaggagaagcagaagaaggacgagATGAAGGCGGAATCCAAGAAGTcaaagcagaagaagagcacTAAGACCACCAAGGCTTGA